GTTGATTATTCTTATAATAATAAAGATTGTATATGTAAAACACAATAGACAGTACAATCAAAAAAGATTCTAATGTTTTTTTAATTTAGAAGTGCTCGTCTGCATATATTCATTTATTCTAAGATAGCTTTAATAAATACTTTTTTTGCACTTCTTTATCTACATATTTTAAAGCATTCTTTAAACTCTCTTTGTCAAAGTATTTTAAATATTTATTCACAAAATCAAAAACAACTTTTTCATCTGCTTTATATATATCATGTAATATCCAACCCACGCAAGTTTTAGCAAACCTCTCTTCTCTTTGTATTAACACAGAACAATTTTCAAAGATATGAGAATAATACTTATCCTCTTTAGTTAAACCAATGAAAGCAACAACAGAAGCTCTTGCTTTCCATAAATAAGGATCATTACTCCAAGATGAAATAATATTAGCAGCATCTCTTTCATATTTTTTGATTGTAGCGCTTAATACTCTTACACAAAACCAATCGCAGATATTCCAATCATAAATTAGCTCTTCTTTAAAAATCACATCATATTGTTCTATCATATAAGAAAGAGACACTTTATCAAATAAGTAGTTTTGCAATAATAAAGTTCCCGCTAGTTTATCTTCTGCTAAATCTTGTCTAAAGAATTCAAGTGTTATCTCAATTTGTTCTTTATAACTTAAGTGTTCTAAATGTTTTTTATACCACTCTGTTTGCATCTTTCTAATATCAGGAATTCCAACTCCTCTAAAGTTAATAACATTTCTCATGTATTTTTCCCACCATAATTTCTTTTTTTCAGATGCGATTTTAAGAAAAGAAGATTGCAGTTCTTTAATAATTGTCATTTTATTTTGATGTGTCATATATGTCCTTGGGGATGGATATTCATTTAGGGGATATGATAGCCATATCAAGTTAATGTTTTTCTATTTTAAGGAAATAATTCAAATTTATTATGGTTTATATTTATTTATTAAAATAAGAATTCACTCGTATTAGTATAGTTTTAAAGACGAATGTTCCCTTTCCTTGTCCTCTTTATTTTTTATTCTTACTTAATAATATTTGTGATAATCTTAAATTTAAAAAGGAGAAAGCGTGAAAAGTATATTTACTTTTATGTATTTTTTGTCAATGTGTGTATTTTCAAGTATGGCATTTGCACAAGATGGATATAAAGTCAGTATTTATAAAAAGGACTTGGTACAAAAAGGAAATACAATTTTTGCTGATTTACTTGATAAACCCAAAATTGTTGAAATAAACCATAATGGCGAGATTACATGGGAATATTTTGTTCCTTCAAATATTGTATCAAAAGGACGTGCAGGAAGCGGTTTTGATGTGAAATATTTGGATAATGATAATATATTATTTGTATTACCTCATGCAGGAATTTATGAAGTTAATCGAGATAAAAAAATTGTTTGGTCCTATCAGGGAAAAGTTACCCATGATGCCAATCGCTTAAAAAATGGAAATACTCTTTTTGTTATTAGCTGGGATAAAAAAGATGATTCTCAAGTTAAAGAAATTAATAAAAAAGGTGAACTCGTATGGCAATGGAAAGCTAAAAAGGTATTGAATCATTCCCCCTATACAGATAT
The genomic region above belongs to Campylobacteraceae bacterium and contains:
- a CDS encoding DNA alkylation repair protein produces the protein MTHQNKMTIIKELQSSFLKIASEKKKLWWEKYMRNVINFRGVGIPDIRKMQTEWYKKHLEHLSYKEQIEITLEFFRQDLAEDKLAGTLLLQNYLFDKVSLSYMIEQYDVIFKEELIYDWNICDWFCVRVLSATIKKYERDAANIISSWSNDPYLWKARASVVAFIGLTKEDKYYSHIFENCSVLIQREERFAKTCVGWILHDIYKADEKVVFDFVNKYLKYFDKESLKNALKYVDKEVQKKYLLKLS
- a CDS encoding aryl-sulfate sulfotransferase; translated protein: MKSIFTFMYFLSMCVFSSMAFAQDGYKVSIYKKDLVQKGNTIFADLLDKPKIVEINHNGEITWEYFVPSNIVSKGRAGSGFDVKYLDNDNILFVLPHAGIYEVNRDKKIVWSYQGKVTHDANRLKNGNTLFVISWDKKDDSQVKEINKKGELVWQWKAKKVLNHSPYTDINKGGWTHVNSAKRLENGNTLISLRNFSLVVIVSPKGDIIRKFDLKAFGKNPHEPTFLPNGNLLFAVRQPHKAIEYNFETKKIVWQFEKNDFKTIRGIQRLRNGNTLITSRDEIVEVDNKGLIVWNFISGNVDTRLNYKKKWLYKAQRKEE